One window of the Eucalyptus grandis isolate ANBG69807.140 chromosome 6, ASM1654582v1, whole genome shotgun sequence genome contains the following:
- the LOC104450189 gene encoding organelle RRM domain-containing protein 2, mitochondrial, translating into MPPSVAAPRSLRRLFSTSSFFPPPAAAAAAAAVAQPRVEPEPNTNLFVSGLSKRTTTEKLREAFSQFGEVVHARVVSDRISGYSKGFGFVRYATLEDAAKGIEGMNGKYLDGWVIFAEYARPRPPPASPLNNGFPSYGHQ; encoded by the exons ATGCCGCCGAGCGTGGCGGCGCCTCGCAGCTTGAGGAGGCTGTTCTCAACCTCTTCGTTCTTTCCTCCgccggctgcggcggcggcggcggcggcggtggctcaGCCCCGGGTGGAGCCAGAGCCCAACACCAACCTATTTGTCTCAG GGCTGAGTAAACGTACTACTACGGAGAAACTACGGGAAGCCTTTTCTCAGTTTGGTGAAGTTGTTCATG CTAGGGTGGTGTCTGACCGGATTTCAGGATATTCAAAGGGTTTTGGCTTTGTCAGATATGCCACGTTAGAAGATGCTGCAAAAGGTATTGAGGGTATGAATGGAAAG TATCTAGATGGTTGGGTCATATTTGCTGAGTATGCAAGGCCCAGGCCACCACCTGCCTCGCCTCTGAACAACGGGTTTCCTTCATACGGTCatcaatga
- the LOC104430681 gene encoding LOW QUALITY PROTEIN: (-)-germacrene D synthase (The sequence of the model RefSeq protein was modified relative to this genomic sequence to represent the inferred CDS: substituted 1 base at 1 genomic stop codon): MKKLVRAYYXEAKWFHTNYIPTLEEYMSLQLITTGYGLLATTSLVGMDDVVTEHVLKWSVGDYKIMKAAQTICRLMDDVSSHEFEQKRGHVVSAVELLMKYHGISEQEAREELLKRVIDAWKDINEEFLHPTIVPMSVLMRTLNFSRVVDVLYSDGDNYTHSKTKLKNYVTSLFVNPLPM; the protein is encoded by the exons ATGAAGAAGCTAGTGAGAGCATACTATTAGGAAGCCAAATGGTTCCATACCAACTACATACCAACACTAGAAGAGTACATGTCGCTTCAACTAATAACGACTGGCTATGGATTGTTAGCAACTACATCACTAGTAGGAATGGACGATGTGGTCACAGAACATGTTCTTAAATGGTCGGTCGGTGATTACAAGATTATGAAGGCTGCACAAACCATCTGTAGGCTCATGGATGATGTTTCCTCTCACGAG TTTGAGCAAAAGAGGGGGCATGTAGTATCTGCAGTGGAGTTGCTCATGAAATACCATGGCATCTCGGAGCAGGAAGCTAGGGAGGAACTCTTAAAAAGAGTCATTGATGCATGGAAGGACATCAATGAAGAGTTTCTTCATCCAACCATAGTCCCAATGTCAGTTCTCATGCGAACACTCAATTTCTCGCGGGTGGTAGATGTGTTATATAGCGATGGAGATAATTACACCCATTCTAAAACTAAGCTCAAAAATTATGTGACATCGCTCTTCGTCAATCCCTTGCCAATGTAA